In Haladaptatus paucihalophilus DX253, the following proteins share a genomic window:
- a CDS encoding ABC transporter ATP-binding protein, whose protein sequence is MATLELTDLTKIYDDAQGREVAVDSLDIDIDDGEFLVLVGPSGCGKSTTLRMLAGLETVTDGTITIGDREVQHLAPSERSIAMVFQSYALYTKMTARENMAYGLKHSTDLSADERNRKVEDIAELLDITELLDDKPDEMSGGQKQRVALGRAIVRDPDVFLLDEPLSNLDAKLRARMRTELQQLQTDLGVTAVYVTHDQTEAMTMADRIAVMNDGELQQVAPPEVAYDHPENEFVATFLGSPSMNTFEATVREDGDELAFRHGGTTLAAVPSGAVSLADGESVTLGLRPEDVRLADDPADGTFAATVTVSEYQGNDNFVHLSIADRDLMARVPSDTYPNPGETLGVTVSPRDVFLFDADTGGALKTRGFPDEQTQRPSISN, encoded by the coding sequence ATGGCGACGCTTGAACTGACCGACCTCACGAAGATATACGACGACGCACAGGGCCGCGAAGTCGCGGTCGATTCGCTCGATATCGACATCGACGACGGCGAGTTTCTGGTTCTCGTCGGGCCGTCCGGGTGCGGGAAATCGACAACGCTCCGGATGCTCGCCGGTCTCGAAACGGTGACCGACGGAACCATCACCATCGGCGACCGCGAGGTCCAACACCTCGCGCCGAGCGAGCGCTCCATCGCGATGGTGTTCCAGAGCTACGCGCTCTACACCAAGATGACCGCCCGCGAGAACATGGCCTACGGGCTGAAACACTCGACCGACTTGAGCGCGGACGAACGAAATCGCAAGGTCGAGGACATCGCGGAACTGCTCGACATCACCGAACTGTTGGACGACAAACCCGACGAGATGAGCGGCGGGCAGAAACAGCGCGTCGCGCTCGGCCGCGCCATCGTCCGCGACCCGGACGTGTTCCTGCTCGACGAACCGCTCTCGAATCTGGACGCCAAACTTCGGGCGCGGATGCGGACGGAACTCCAACAGCTCCAGACCGACCTCGGCGTCACGGCGGTCTACGTCACCCACGACCAGACGGAGGCGATGACGATGGCCGACCGTATCGCCGTGATGAACGACGGCGAACTCCAACAGGTCGCGCCGCCGGAAGTCGCCTACGACCACCCGGAAAACGAGTTCGTCGCCACATTCCTCGGCAGTCCCTCGATGAACACCTTCGAGGCGACGGTCCGCGAGGACGGCGACGAACTGGCGTTCCGCCACGGCGGAACGACGCTCGCCGCGGTTCCGTCCGGCGCGGTTTCCCTCGCGGACGGCGAGTCGGTCACGCTCGGCCTCCGACCCGAGGACGTTCGACTCGCCGACGACCCGGCCGACGGGACGTTCGCCGCGACCGTGACCGTCTCCGAGTACCAAGGGAACGACAACTTCGTTCACCTCTCTATCGCGGACCGAGACCTCATGGCCCGCGTCCCGTCCGACACGTATCCGAACCCGGGCGAGACGCTCGGTGTGACCGTCTCCCCGCGGGACGTGTTCCTCTTCGACGCGGACACCGGCGGCGCTCTCAAGACGCGTGGATTCCCCGACGAACAGACACAGCGACCATCCATCTCCAACTAA